GCGCGGGCCAGCTCCACGATCGAACGGACCGTGAAGGACTTGCCGCAGCCCGGGCCGCCGGTGAGGACGGCGACCTTCTCGGTCAGTGCCAGCCTGACGGCGGCCTCCTGCTCGGGCGCGAGCTCGGTGCCGGTGCGCCCCTTCAGCCAGCCCAGCGCCTTGTCCCACGCCACGGTCCGGAAGCCCGGCATGCGGTCCTCGTCGGTGCGCAGGAGGCGCAGCAACTGGGCGGAGAGGGAGAGTTCGGCGCGGTGGAAGGGGACGAGGTAGATCGCGGTGACGGGCTCGCCGCCGTCGGGGCCCGGCACCTTCTCCCGAACGACGCCGGGGTCCTCGCCGTCCTGGGGAGGTTCGGCCAGCTCGGCCAGGCACTCGATGACCAGGCACATGTCGACCTGGAGGAGCTTCACCGCGTCCTTGATCAGCTGCTCCTCGGGGAGGTAGCAGTGGCCCTGGTCGGTGGACTGGGACAGCGCGTACTGCAGGCCCGCCTTGACGCGCTCCGGGCTGTCGTGCGGGATGCCGACGGACTGGGCGATCTTGTCGGCGGTGAGGAAGCCGATGCCCCAGACGTCGGAGGCGAGCCGGTAGGGCTGGTTCTTCACGACGGAGATGGAGGCGTCGCCGTACTTCTTGTAGATGCGCACGGCGATGGACGTGGACACCTCAACGGTCTGGAGGAAGAGCATGACCTCCTTGATGGCCTTCTGCTCCTCCCAGGCGTCGGCGATCTTCTTCGTCCGCTTGGGGCCGAGGCCGGGGACCTCGATGAGGCGCTTGGGCTCCTCCTCGATGATCCGGAGGGTGTCCATGCCGAAGTGCTGGGTGATGCGGTCGGCGAAGACCGGGCCGATGCCCTTGACCAGGCCCGAGCCGAGGTAGCGGCGGATGCCCTGGACGGTGGCCGGCAGGACGGTCGTGTAGTTCTCGACGTGGAACTGCTTTCCGTACTGCGGGTGGGAGCCCCAGCGGCCCTCCATGCGCACGGACTCGCCGACCTGTGCGCCGAGCAGGGCACCGACGACCGTGAGCAGATCGCCGCCGCCTCTGCCGGTGTCGACCCGGGCGACCGTGTAGCCGTTCTCCTCGTTGGCGTACGTGATGCGTTCGAGTACGCCTTCCAGCGTGGCCAGTCGCCGCTCGCCCGCCTGGGCGGCCCCCGCCTGATCGGTCATGATCCGACGGTACCGCCCGGGTACGACAGCACGGCCGGGCTCCGGGGAGCACGCGATCGTGCCCCCGGGGTCATCCACGCCGCACGGTCATCACTTACGGACCGGCCCGTATGACCGAGCAGGAACGAGCAGCGGCGCTTGATTCGGTCAGGGAATCCTTCGCACGCATCGCGGCGACCGCCCCGGTCCACCGTGCGTCGACTGCCGACGAAAGTCGATTGCCGTCCCGCGACCCCCGTGGGTAGCGTCCCCCGGCATGCCCCTGACGCTGCGCACCCCGCGCCTGGTTCTTGACGCCTACCGCCCGGACGACGAAGAGGACTTCGTCGCGCTGTTCCAGGACAGGAGGGTGTCCCGGTGGATGGGTGACGGGCCTGGTGCCGAGGCGGAGGACCGGGCGCTGTTCAGGCGGATCTTCAGCAAGGTGTATGCCGAGGATCTGTTCGACGTGTGGGCGGTCCGGCGTGCAGGGCTTCTGGTGGGGCACGCGGAGATCAAGCGGACCGAAGAGGTCGATGGTCACGAGATCGTCTATGCCCTGGGGCCCGAGGTCTGGGGCAGCGGGCTCGGAACGGAGCTGGCGGAGGCGCTCGTGGGTCATGGCTTCGCATCGCTCGGGCTGACCGCGGTGCACGCCACCGTCGCCGCGCAGAACGAGGCGTCGCTGCGCCTGTTGGGCAAGATCGGGTTCGAACACGTCCGGGACATCGTCGACGACGACGGCGCTGTCACGCACGTGCTGACCCGCCGTCTCCCGGTGCGCTCGTAGCGGCGCACGGGCCACAGCGCCGTCCGGCGGCTCTCCGCGTCGGGCAGGCCGGTGCGCGGACCGGGCGCGACGTCAGCAGCCAGGGGGCAGACAGGGCCGCATGACGCCTCACCGGGGCAGGGGGCGTCCGGTACCGCCCGCCCCCGAGGCGGTTCACGTCCGGCGGGTGGACGGCTGGGGCGGCAGCATCACGTCGCCGCTGCGCTTGAGCCGTTGCCAGGGCAGTCGGTAGCCGTTGATCGCGGTCAGGCAGGCCTGGACAAGGACCAAGTACATCACCTGGCGGTAGACGACCTGCTGGAGAGGGAGCGCCCACAGGGGCCGGAGCCGCTCGCCGTCGAGGTGGAAGGCGTACGCGGCACACATGGCCTGGACGGCCAGCACGCCGCTCCAGGCCAGGACCGTGGTGAGCGGGTTTCCGAACACCAGCCCGTACAGAGCCAGTATGTCGATCAGCGGCGCGAGCAGCGGGGTGAAGATCTGGAAGACGGCCAGCAAGGGCAGACCGAGGCGGCCGAAACGGCCCGCGGTGCCCCGCTCGAGAAGCGCGTGCCGGTGCTTCCACGCCGCCTGCATCGTGCCGTAACTCCATCGGTAGCGCTGGCGCCACAGTTGCCGCAGCGAGGCCGGCGCCTCGGTCCAGGCGAGTGCGTCCGGGGCGTAGCGGATCTCCCACCCCGCCCGGTGCAGGGCCATGGTGATGTCGGTGTCCTCGGCGAGGGTGTCCGCGCTCATCATCCCGGCGTCCCGCAGGGCCTGGACGCGGAACGCCCCCACGGCACCGGGGATGGTGGGCAGGCAGCGCAGCAGGTCGTACGCACGGCGGTCGAGGTTGAAGCCCATGACGTACTCGATGTGCTGCCACCGGCCGAGCAGACGCCGGCGGTTGCCGACCTTGGCGTTGCCCGCGACGGCGCCGACGTGGGGGTCGGCGAACGGCTGGACCAGGCGGCCGACGGTCGAGGGGGCGAAGACGGTGTCGGCGTCCAGCATGACGACGATGTCGTGTGAGGCGCGCAGGACACCGGTGTTGAGAGCGGAGGGTTTGCCGCCGTTGGACTGCCGGATGACGGTGACGTTCTCGAGAGCGAGGGACTGCGCGAGGTCGGCGGTGCCGTCATGGGAACCGTCGTCCACGACGATGATCTCGACGCAGTGGTCGCTCGCCGCGAGCGACCGGAGTGTCTTGGGGATGCACAACGCCTCGTCGTAGGCGGGTATGACGACGCTGACGGGCCGGGTGACGGCTCGGTGCGGGCCGGTGTGCGGGCGCCGGTAGCGACGGGCGTGGTGGCGGGCCAGGGACAGCAGGAGCACACACCGCGCGAGGACGAGCGAACCGACCACCAGCAGCAGCAGGCTGACGGCGGAGACCGCTGCCCCCGACACGGTGACAGCGGCCACGAAGATGCGGCCCTGCCACAGTTCCCCTGTTCCGACGGGGCTGGTGAGACTGTCGGTGCCCACGAGATCGGCGAGGGTGGTGAAGCGATATCCCTCGGCCTTCAGCCGGGGGATCAAGGTCTTGAGCGCCTCGACGGTCTGTGATCTGTCTCCCCCCGCGTCGTGCAGGAGGACGACCGCACCCCTGCCCGGCACGTCGGGCGTGGCCGCGTCGGCGATCGCCCGTGCGCCCGGTCGCCGCCAGTCGTTGGTGTCCTGGTCCATGAACGCCAGGACGTAGCCCTTCGCGCCCAGGCGCCGCGTCATGGCCCAGGCCGGCGCGTCGAGGGCGGAGGTCGTCGAGGAGTAGGGCATCCGCATCAGCGACGTGTTGATGCCCGCGGCCCCGGCGAGGGCGAGTTGCGTCAGCGCCAGCTCACGGTCGACGGCGCTCGCCGACTGGGCGGTGAGGTCCTGGTGGGAGAAGGTGTGCACACCGACTTCGTGGCCGGAACGGATCACACCGCGCAGCACCTCCGGGTGCCTGACGGTCTGTTGCCCGGTGACGAAGAAGGTGCCGGGCGTGCCGTAGTGGTCGAGCACGGCCCGTATGCGGGGTGTCCAGGTGGGGTCGGGGCCGTCGTCGAAGGTCAGGACGATCGTCTTGGCCGGTGCGCGAAAGGTCCGCAGGTGATCGCCGGTGGTGTCGACGACCGGGCCGCCGCCGGTGACCGTGCGGGGGACGCCGGTCGTGGAGCGCCCGCCGTGCCCTTCCTGGTCCCCGGCGAAGCCCCGCGTGGTGTACCCCTCGACCAGGAGGACGGAGGCGACGAAGGCCAGCAGGACGAGGGGAACGACGACGCGGAACCGGTGCCGCGACGACAAGGGCGCTCGCGTCCGCCGCGGACCGGGCGACCTCGGTGAGGGGCCGGGTGACCGGTAGGGGCGCCGCCGCATCAGGGGGCCTCGGCCACCGATGGGTCGGAGGGCGGGGGTGTGACACCGGACGGCGTCGAGGGGCCGGCTGCCGGCCCTGTGGGCTCGGGTGCCGGTGGCGGCGTCTGCGCCGGGGGCTCGGGTGCCGGTGGGGCAGTGGTCGGCGGAGCGGGAGAGGGCGGCGGCGGGGCGGGCGCGGTGCCGGTGCCCGGTGTGGGGGCGGGAGGAGCGGCAGGATCGCCGGGACCGGGCTGCGCGGGTGGTGTCGTTGGTGCTTGCGGTTCTGGTGTGTCAGGAGGTGCCGAGGGGTCGACGGGTGGGTCCCCCGGTACAAGGGGCGGAGCGACAGGGCCGGGCGCGCTGAACTGCGGAATGAGCAGGTTGCTCGGGCCGCCGGGTTCCGAGAGGCCCGACGCGGGGAGCTCGCCGGGTGCCGGGGGTGTCCGGCCGGGGGTGTGGGGTCCCGGTGCGGTGGGCGCCGCGATGTCGCCGGGCAGGATGGCACCCGGCGCGAAGGGCGTTGCCCCCATCAGGCTCAGCCCCAGGACCGTCATGTACGTGGCAGCACCGGCGGCCAGCCCGTAGCCGGTGCGCCGCAGATACCGCGCACGCCGACCGGAGGCGTCGACGAACACTGGAAGGCTCGGATCACCTGACGATTCCTGTCCCATATGCCTGCTTCTGGGACGAAGAAGCACCATAGCGTTCAGCGTACGCCGCTGCGGCGCGGGCGAGTTCTCCAAGAGACTCGCAAGAATTTCTTGCTCCGCCGTGCAACCCTTTCCGCCCCACGGCGGTCGTACTAGGCGTCAGGACTTCTGGAGGGGGATCTGGGGGGATCGCGGGGGTTCCTGGCGGGAGGGGAAAAGCCGAGGGGGCCCGGTCGACGGACCGGGCCCCCTCGAAACCGTTCGGACGCGCCGCGTGGGCGTCAGAAGAAGACGCCGCACCTCAGCAGGACGTTCGCGTACGGCCGTGCCTCGCCCGTGCGGACGACCAGCCGGGCGCCCGCCGACAGCTCCTTGAGGCGCTCGTGCGACACGAGGTCCAGTCCGGGGAAGTGCCCCTCCAGCAGCGCCGACGCCTCCGGATTGGCCTCCCGCAGCTCCCGCGCCGCCGTCGCCCCCTCGACGACCAGCTCGGCCAGCAGCCCGTCCAGCACCTCGGCGAACGCCGGCACCCCGGCACGGAAGGCCAGGTCCACCACCCGGGGGCCGTCGGGAATCGGCATGCCCGCGTCGCACACCAGCACCCCGTCGCCATGGCCGAGTTCGGCCAGGGCACCGGCGAGGTGACGGTTCAGTATTCCGGCCCTCTTCACGGTGCGGCGACCTCCGCCGCCGTCGGGAAGGACGCCTGCGCGCCCTCCTTCGTCACGGTCGCGGCACCCACCCGCGCCGCGTACGCGGCCGCCTCGGCCAGCGACTCCCCCGCGCCCAGCCGCCAGGCCAGCGCCGCGGTGAAGGAATCGCCCGCACCCGTCGTGTCCACCGCGTCCACCCGCACGGCCGGCACTCGCGCCACACCCTCCGCCGACGCCACCAGCGCGCCCTGTGCGCCCAGCGTCACCACCACCGACTTCGGGCCCTTGGCGAGGAGGATCCGCGCCCAGTCCTCGGGAGTGTCCCCGACGGCGGAGCCGCCCAGGATCACCTTGGCCTCGTGCTCGTTCACGATCAGCGGGTCGCAGGCCGCCAGCACCTCCCCCGGAAGGGGGCGCGGCGGGGAGGGGTTCAGCACGAACCGGCTGTCGGGCGACAGGCTCCGCACGACCTCCACCACCGTCTCCAGCGGGATCTCCAGCTGCGCCGACACCACCCGCGAGCCCTGGAAGAGACACCCTGCGGCGCTCACGTCCTCAGGGGTCAGACGGGCGTTCGCGCCGGGCGAGACCACGATGCTGTTGTCCCCGGACGGGTCGACCGTGATCAGCGCGACACCGGTCGGTGCGCCGCCCACCAGGACCCCCACCGTGTCGACGCCGGCCTCACGCTGCGACTCCAGCAGCAGCCGGCCGTGCGCGTCGTCGCCGACCCGGGCCAGCAGCGCCGTACGGGCGCCGAGCCGGGCGGCGGCGACCGCCTGGTTCGCGCCCTTGCCGCCCGGGTGGACGGCCAGGTCGGAGCCGAGCACGGTCTCGCCGGCACCGGGCCGGCGCTCCACCGCGATCACCAGGTCGGCGTTGGCCGACCCCACGACCAGGAGGTCGTAGTCGTACATGAGTTGTCTCCCCACGTGAGTGACGTGGGCGGGCGGTCACGCACCCCGTGTGCGACCGCCCGCCGTTCCCCGATGTCAGCCGCTGAAGCCGGCCACGTTCTCCTTGGTGACCACCTTCACCGGCACCTTCACCGTCTCCTCGACCTTCTCGCCCTTCAGGGCCCGCAGGGCGTTGTCCACGGCGATCCTGCCGAGCTGGGACGGCTGCTGCGCCACGGACGCGTACAGCGTGCCGCCCTCGACCGCCTTCAGCCCGTCAGGCGTGCCGTCGAAGCCCACCACCGAGACCGACGTGCCGGCCTTGGAACCCAGGGCCTTGATCGCGCCGAGCGCCATCTCGTCGTTGGCGGCGATGACGCCCTGGACGTCCGGGTGGGCCTGGAGCAGGTTGGACATCACGTCGAGGCCCTTGGTGCGGTCGAAGTCGGCGGGCTGCTGGGCGACGACCTGGATGCCCGGGAAGGCCTTGAGGCCGTTCGCGAAGCCCTGCGCGCGCTCCCGGGCCGCGGATGTGCCGGCCTGGCCCTGGAGGATCACGATCTTGCCCTTGCCGCCCAGCTTCTCGGCGACGGTCTTGGCGGCGAGTTCACCGCCGGCGACGTTGTCGGAGGCGACCAGGGCGTCCACCGGCGCCTTGTTGACGCCCCGGTCGACCGCGATGACCGGGATCTCCGCCTTGCCGGCGGCCTTGACGGAGTTGCTCGCGGCGTCGGAGTCCACCGGGTTGACGATGATCGCGCCGAGGCCGGAGCTGGTGAAGTTCTGCAGCTGGTTGGCCTGCTGGGAGGCGTCGTTCTGGGCGTCGGTGACGGTCAGGTCCACGCCCCGCTTCTCTGCCTCGGCCTGGGCGCCCGCCCGGATCTGCACGAAGAAGGGGTTGTTGAGGGTGGACAGCGACAGGCCCAGCTTCGGGCTGCTCGCGGCGGAGGAGCCGTTGTGCAGGAAGGACGTGGCGCCGACGGTCGCGACGGTGACCACGGCGGCGAGTCCGTATGTCGCCGCCTGCCTGCCCCTGCCCCCCTGGGAGGCACCGGCCACCGGGGTCGCCCCCGCCTTGCGCCGCAGCGTGTCGAAGAGCACCGCGAGCGCGATGACGACACCGATGACGACCTGCTGCCAGAACGCGGAGACGTTCAGCAGGTTCAGGCCGTTGCGCAGCACGGCCAGGATCAGCGCGCCGATGAGCGTGCCGGACGCCTTGCCGGTGCCGCCCGCGAGGGAGGCACCGCCGATGACGACGGCGGCGATCGCGTCCAGCTCGTAGCCGTCGGCGGCCTGGGGCTGCGCGGAGGAGAGCCGGGCGGCGAGGACGACACCGGCGACGGCGGCGAAGACGCCGGAGAAGGCGTAGATGGCGAGCTTCTGCTTCTTCACGCGCAGGCCGGACAGCCGCGCGGCCTCCTCGTTGCCGCCGATCGCGTACATGGAGCGGCCGATGTAGGTCCGGCCGAGCACGAAGGCCGCGATCAGCCCCATCACGATCATCACCAGGACCGGCACCGGCAGCCAGCCGCCGAGCGTGTCGCCGAGGTGGGAGACCGAGTCGGGGAAGGCGATCGGGGAGCCCTCGGAGATCACCAGGGACAGACCGCGGG
The Streptomyces tuirus genome window above contains:
- the recD2 gene encoding SF1B family DNA helicase RecD2 → MTDQAGAAQAGERRLATLEGVLERITYANEENGYTVARVDTGRGGGDLLTVVGALLGAQVGESVRMEGRWGSHPQYGKQFHVENYTTVLPATVQGIRRYLGSGLVKGIGPVFADRITQHFGMDTLRIIEEEPKRLIEVPGLGPKRTKKIADAWEEQKAIKEVMLFLQTVEVSTSIAVRIYKKYGDASISVVKNQPYRLASDVWGIGFLTADKIAQSVGIPHDSPERVKAGLQYALSQSTDQGHCYLPEEQLIKDAVKLLQVDMCLVIECLAELAEPPQDGEDPGVVREKVPGPDGGEPVTAIYLVPFHRAELSLSAQLLRLLRTDEDRMPGFRTVAWDKALGWLKGRTGTELAPEQEAAVRLALTEKVAVLTGGPGCGKSFTVRSIVELARARKAKVVLAAPTGRAAKRLSELTGAEASTVHRLLELKPGGDAAYDRDRPLEADLVVVDEASMLDLLLANKLVKAVPPGAHLLFVGDVDQLPSVGAGEVLRDLLADGGPIPAVRLTRVFRQAQQSGVVTNAHRINAGQHPVTDGMKDFFLFVEDDTEAVGRLTVDVAARRIPAKFGLDPRRDVQVLAPMHRGPAGAGTLNGLLQQAVTPGRPDLPEKRFGGRVFRVGDKVTQIRNNYEKGENGVFNGTVGVVTSLDPVDQRLTVLTDEDEEVPYEFDELDELAHAYAVTIHRSQGSEYPAVVIPVTTSAWMMLQRNLLYTAVTRARQLVVLVGSRKAIGQAVRTVSAGRRCTALDFRLGFNEK
- a CDS encoding ribokinase; this translates as MYDYDLLVVGSANADLVIAVERRPGAGETVLGSDLAVHPGGKGANQAVAAARLGARTALLARVGDDAHGRLLLESQREAGVDTVGVLVGGAPTGVALITVDPSGDNSIVVSPGANARLTPEDVSAAGCLFQGSRVVSAQLEIPLETVVEVVRSLSPDSRFVLNPSPPRPLPGEVLAACDPLIVNEHEAKVILGGSAVGDTPEDWARILLAKGPKSVVVTLGAQGALVASAEGVARVPAVRVDAVDTTGAGDSFTAALAWRLGAGESLAEAAAYAARVGAATVTKEGAQASFPTAAEVAAP
- a CDS encoding GNAT family N-acetyltransferase, producing the protein MPLTLRTPRLVLDAYRPDDEEDFVALFQDRRVSRWMGDGPGAEAEDRALFRRIFSKVYAEDLFDVWAVRRAGLLVGHAEIKRTEEVDGHEIVYALGPEVWGSGLGTELAEALVGHGFASLGLTAVHATVAAQNEASLRLLGKIGFEHVRDIVDDDGAVTHVLTRRLPVRS
- the rbsD gene encoding D-ribose pyranase; protein product: MKRAGILNRHLAGALAELGHGDGVLVCDAGMPIPDGPRVVDLAFRAGVPAFAEVLDGLLAELVVEGATAARELREANPEASALLEGHFPGLDLVSHERLKELSAGARLVVRTGEARPYANVLLRCGVFF
- a CDS encoding bifunctional polysaccharide deacetylase/glycosyltransferase family 2 protein, whose protein sequence is MRRRPYRSPGPSPRSPGPRRTRAPLSSRHRFRVVVPLVLLAFVASVLLVEGYTTRGFAGDQEGHGGRSTTGVPRTVTGGGPVVDTTGDHLRTFRAPAKTIVLTFDDGPDPTWTPRIRAVLDHYGTPGTFFVTGQQTVRHPEVLRGVIRSGHEVGVHTFSHQDLTAQSASAVDRELALTQLALAGAAGINTSLMRMPYSSTTSALDAPAWAMTRRLGAKGYVLAFMDQDTNDWRRPGARAIADAATPDVPGRGAVVLLHDAGGDRSQTVEALKTLIPRLKAEGYRFTTLADLVGTDSLTSPVGTGELWQGRIFVAAVTVSGAAVSAVSLLLLVVGSLVLARCVLLLSLARHHARRYRRPHTGPHRAVTRPVSVVIPAYDEALCIPKTLRSLAASDHCVEIIVVDDGSHDGTADLAQSLALENVTVIRQSNGGKPSALNTGVLRASHDIVVMLDADTVFAPSTVGRLVQPFADPHVGAVAGNAKVGNRRRLLGRWQHIEYVMGFNLDRRAYDLLRCLPTIPGAVGAFRVQALRDAGMMSADTLAEDTDITMALHRAGWEIRYAPDALAWTEAPASLRQLWRQRYRWSYGTMQAAWKHRHALLERGTAGRFGRLGLPLLAVFQIFTPLLAPLIDILALYGLVFGNPLTTVLAWSGVLAVQAMCAAYAFHLDGERLRPLWALPLQQVVYRQVMYLVLVQACLTAINGYRLPWQRLKRSGDVMLPPQPSTRRT
- a CDS encoding ABC transporter permease/substrate-binding protein, giving the protein MATDTLKSTTGAGGASGGLRRLLLDNGALTALIVLVIAMSALSGDFLTTDNLLNVGVQAAVTAILAFGVTFVIVSAGIDLSVGSVAALSATVLAWSATSAGVPVLLAVLLAIATGIVCGLVNGILISYGKLPPFIATLAMLSVARGLSLVISEGSPIAFPDSVSHLGDTLGGWLPVPVLVMIVMGLIAAFVLGRTYIGRSMYAIGGNEEAARLSGLRVKKQKLAIYAFSGVFAAVAGVVLAARLSSAQPQAADGYELDAIAAVVIGGASLAGGTGKASGTLIGALILAVLRNGLNLLNVSAFWQQVVIGVVIALAVLFDTLRRKAGATPVAGASQGGRGRQAATYGLAAVVTVATVGATSFLHNGSSAASSPKLGLSLSTLNNPFFVQIRAGAQAEAEKRGVDLTVTDAQNDASQQANQLQNFTSSGLGAIIVNPVDSDAASNSVKAAGKAEIPVIAVDRGVNKAPVDALVASDNVAGGELAAKTVAEKLGGKGKIVILQGQAGTSAARERAQGFANGLKAFPGIQVVAQQPADFDRTKGLDVMSNLLQAHPDVQGVIAANDEMALGAIKALGSKAGTSVSVVGFDGTPDGLKAVEGGTLYASVAQQPSQLGRIAVDNALRALKGEKVEETVKVPVKVVTKENVAGFSG